From Gemmatimonadota bacterium:
AGCGCAGCCCGTTGGCGCGCAGCACCGCGTTCACGGGAGACTCCCAGGCGTACACGCTTCCCCGCGCCGACAGTTCCGCGGCCAGGGGCCCGCCGGCCAGCCGCAGCCCGGCAAAGGCCGCTCGCCGCTCGCCGCCGCCCTCTGCCCGCTCGCCCAGGCGCAGGAGCGACCCGCCGGCGGCCATGCCCAGGTGGGGCGCGGCCAGGGAGGCAGTGAGCGCCTGGTCCAGCAGCCAGCCGCCGCGGTTGCCGGCCACCGACTCGAGCCACCCGCCCGCGCTGCGGCTGTCCACTGTGAGTTCCGGCGTCCGGGCCGGCGTCCCCTTGCGCGTCACGATCTGCACGACCCCGCCGATCGCATCGGAGCCGAAGAGCGCCGCGCCCTGCGGCCCGCGGATCACCTCGATGCGCTCGATGGTCGCCGGGTCGAGCGAGCCCAGGTAGACCGGATTCGCGATCTCGACGCCGTCCACGTATACCTTGGGCGCGTTGAGCGCCAGCGACGTGGCGCCGCGGATGCTGCCGAAGCGGAGCACGGGCGAGGCGCCCAGGTTCCAGGCGACCATGCCGGGCACGGCGCCCCGGAACAGCTCGTCCAGCCTGCGGATCTGCGCCCGGCTGAGGTCCGCCGCGCTGAGCGTAATGCGGGCGTCTGTCTGGTCGCGCCGGCCGGTGCGACGCTGCCGCTCGGTGACCACCTCCAGCGCGCCGAGCGAGACGGCCAGTGGGTGGAGCGAGAAGTCGAGCGTCGCGCGCTGGCCGTCCGCGGGCTCCGGCAGTCGTGCGAAGGCCGGCGAGTAGCCGAACCGCTGGACGGCGAGTTGCGCGCGTGCGCCGGCCGGGATCTCGAGCTGGTAACGCCCGTCCGCGTCCGTCAGGGTTCGGGGCCCAGAGTCGCCCGCCGCAACTTCCACGGCTGCGAGACCCACCCCGGTCACCGCATCCACGACGCGGCCCCCGACCCACGCGGGGCCCGCCGCGACCTGCGCGGCCAGTGCAGCCGGCGCCGGGCCGGGCGCCAGCACGACCTGGCCGCTGCGGGTGACGCTGACCTCGACGCCGGTGCCGTCCAGCAGTAGGCGCAAGGCTGCGCCGGCGGGCAGGCGCTCGCGCTCGAGCGAGACGCGCCGGTCGAGCGGGAGCAGGTCGCGGCTGAAGGAGAGCCGCAACGCCGCGGCCCGCGCCAGGTTCTCGAGGGCCGTCTCGAGGGGGACGTTCCGCAGGCGGAGCGAGACCAGTCGGTCCAGCGGCGGCGGGTCCGGGGCTGCGGGAGGCGCCTGCCCCTGGGCGGGCGCGGCGCAGAGGAGGAGCGTGAGCGCCGCCGCCCGCCAGGGTAGTCGAGGCAGGGGCAGACACGCGCTCGATGGCCCCGCGCCCCGGTCGGGCGCGTTCTCAGCTCCGCCCGCGCCGTCGTGCGGGACGTGCACGCGCACCTGCCTACAGGCACGAGGCGGCGGAGCCTGCCGCGGGAAGGTCGCTACGGACGTGGTGCGCGGTGGTGCCACTGTGTTCACGAGCCCCGGCCTCAGGGGAGCGTCCTGGCCGCCTCGCCGTTGCGCTCGGCCGCCCCAGCGTTGCGGGCGGCGGAGAGCTCGTAGCGGCCGCCTGCGCGACGGTACTCCGCGCCCGCCGCGCGCGCAATCACTTCGAGCACTTCTGCCACCGGCTCGTTGCGGAACACGGCGGTCAGGCGACGCGAGGCCAGGCGCGGATCGGCAATGTGCACCTCCAGGCCGTACCAGCGGCGGAGCTGGACGGCGACGACGCTCAGGGGTGTGTCCTGGAACACCAGTTCGCCGCGTGTCCAGGCCAGCTCCCGCTCGAGGTCCACGCCGTGCACGATCTCGGCGCGGCCGGACGCGGCGAGGCGGCCCAGGTCGCCGGCGCGGAGCGTGAGGCCACGGCCCGCCGGGCCGCCCCGGAGGCGGAGCGCGACCGCGCCCTCGGCTACCACCACCTCGACCGCGCCGCCCAATCCTCCAAGCGATCGGACGACAAAGCGCGTGCCCAGGTCCCGGGCGGCCGCCCCGCCGGCGTGCACCGTGAATGGCGCCGCCACCTCATGCGTCGCGTCGAACAGCGCCTCGCCTTCCAGCACGACGGTCCGCTGGCCGCGGCCGAAGCGGCCGGGTACCTCGAGGCGGCTGCTGGCGCCCAGCATCACGTGGGTTCCATCATCCAGCAGGAAAGCTTGCCGCTCGCCAGTGGCTGTCGCCAGCAGCCGCGGCGCCGGCGACTCGAGCCGCTCGCGCCAGAGCAGCGTCCCGGCGACGGCCAGGGCGAGCACGGCGGCCGCGGCGAGCGCGGTGCGTGCCCGGGGCAAACGCCGCGCCACGGCTGCGGCGCGGCGGAAGGGGAGCACGCGAGGGGGAGCGGGCTCGACTCCCGCCATCCGCCGGGCGACCCGGTCCCAGGCGGCCTCCACCGCTGTCGCGGCGCCGGGCTCTTCGCCCGGCGCGAGGCCGGCCTGCCACAGCTCTTGCATGGAATCCACCAGGCGCCGGCGCTCCGGGCGCTCGTCAACCCAGCGCTCGAAAGCTGCCGCTTCCGCGGCGGAGCATTCGCCGGCAAGGTAGCGTCCCAGGCGGTCCCAATCCATTTCGTCGCTCATCGGGGTGAGACCGGCGTCACTGGCAAAGGCGGGCCGGAGCCGCAAAATTTGCGGGCCACGGCAAACTCATTATCGAGCTCATGCGCTCCCCGGACGACACTCAACGGATCCAGCGCCTGCGGGCCGGCGATGCCGCAGCCTTCGAGGCGACCTTCCGCGAGCATTACCTCGCGCTCGTGAGGTTCGTGCGCGGCTACGTCGGCTCGAGCGCCGTGGCCGAGGAACTGGTGCAGGAGACGTTCCTCCGCCTCTGGGCGGCGCGGGAGCGCCTGGATCCGCGGGGCTCCCTGCGGGCCTACATCTACCAGGCGGCTCGCAACCAGGCCCTCAATCACCTGCGGCACGAGCGCATCGAGCGCAGCGGAGAAGCCCGCCTGGAGCGCGAGGCGCCCGCCGCTGCTGCCGCAGACCCGCCCGACCGGCCGCGGGAGGAAGAGCTCGCCGCGGCTGTTGCGCAGGCCGTGGCCGCACTGCCCGAGCGCTGCCGCCTGGTTTTCCAGCTCAGTCGGGATCATGGATTGAGCTACGCCGAGATCGCCCGGGCGCTCGGCATCTCGGTGAAGACCGTCGAGACCCAGATGGGCCGGGCGCTCCAGGCCCTGCGCCACAGCCTGGAGCGCTACCGCCCTTGAAACAGCCGGCCGGCCTGCTGAAGTGGGCGCCATCTCCCCCGCTGCATGGCCAGAGCGCTACCGCCCTTGAAACGGCGGACTAGCCGGGGGGCCGGGCATCCGCAACCTCAGGCGCCCAGCCCCCGCCACCTTTACTTCTGGTGATGCAGCGTCCGGCGCAGGGAGTCCACCAGGTGACCGGCTTGCGTAGCCAGGTGCAGCGCCTCGGGCAGCTTTTGCGACTCGAGCGCGGTCCTGGCCTGGCGGATCAGCTCGGCCGCCTTGGCCGCCGCCTCCTCCAGTCGCTTCACGTCCTTGCCTGCGGCCTTGAGCGCGGCAATCTGCGTGTTCACGGCTTCGAGCACCTTGACCGTGGCCTCGAGGACGTGCGCCGGCGCGGCGG
This genomic window contains:
- a CDS encoding TonB-dependent receptor plug domain-containing protein, with protein sequence MRVHVPHDGAGGAENAPDRGAGPSSACLPLPRLPWRAAALTLLLCAAPAQGQAPPAAPDPPPLDRLVSLRLRNVPLETALENLARAAALRLSFSRDLLPLDRRVSLERERLPAGAALRLLLDGTGVEVSVTRSGQVVLAPGPAPAALAAQVAAGPAWVGGRVVDAVTGVGLAAVEVAAGDSGPRTLTDADGRYQLEIPAGARAQLAVQRFGYSPAFARLPEPADGQRATLDFSLHPLAVSLGALEVVTERQRRTGRRDQTDARITLSAADLSRAQIRRLDELFRGAVPGMVAWNLGASPVLRFGSIRGATSLALNAPKVYVDGVEIANPVYLGSLDPATIERIEVIRGPQGAALFGSDAIGGVVQIVTRKGTPARTPELTVDSRSAGGWLESVAGNRGGWLLDQALTASLAAPHLGMAAGGSLLRLGERAEGGGERRAAFAGLRLAGGPLAAELSARGSVYAWESPVNAVLRANGLR
- a CDS encoding FecR domain-containing protein, whose protein sequence is MSDEMDWDRLGRYLAGECSAAEAAAFERWVDERPERRRLVDSMQELWQAGLAPGEEPGAATAVEAAWDRVARRMAGVEPAPPRVLPFRRAAAVARRLPRARTALAAAAVLALAVAGTLLWRERLESPAPRLLATATGERQAFLLDDGTHVMLGASSRLEVPGRFGRGQRTVVLEGEALFDATHEVAAPFTVHAGGAAARDLGTRFVVRSLGGLGGAVEVVVAEGAVALRLRGGPAGRGLTLRAGDLGRLAASGRAEIVHGVDLERELAWTRGELVFQDTPLSVVAVQLRRWYGLEVHIADPRLASRRLTAVFRNEPVAEVLEVIARAAGAEYRRAGGRYELSAARNAGAAERNGEAARTLP
- a CDS encoding RNA polymerase sigma-70 factor; translated protein: MRSPDDTQRIQRLRAGDAAAFEATFREHYLALVRFVRGYVGSSAVAEELVQETFLRLWAARERLDPRGSLRAYIYQAARNQALNHLRHERIERSGEARLEREAPAAAAADPPDRPREEELAAAVAQAVAALPERCRLVFQLSRDHGLSYAEIARALGISVKTVETQMGRALQALRHSLERYRP